A part of Paenibacillus donghaensis genomic DNA contains:
- a CDS encoding carbohydrate ABC transporter permease, protein MKENNNRLGWFFTSPYLLYSIVFFLIPLIWSFYLSFTNWDLIAPDFQYIGFDNFVKAIKSPSVHAAFWVTYKFMLVFVPLVSVMALIVAVLVHSLPRYKSLFLVGFFLPYLSSGVVSSLIVQGFLSFNSPVNISLRKIGIHIDWLGTSWSALFIVGLILAWKFTGYYALILTASLESIDQEVYEAAAIDGVTGNQRFWSITLPLLYPGFYTTLILAFGVTFGIFTEVYQLTGGGPNFATNTWQMEIFSQAFKNLQAGYASAVALLAAIATFISIYIIRKLLEMWGARNGWV, encoded by the coding sequence ATGAAAGAAAATAACAATCGGTTGGGCTGGTTTTTCACCAGTCCTTACCTTCTTTACTCCATCGTTTTTTTTCTGATTCCACTGATCTGGTCCTTCTATCTGTCCTTTACCAATTGGGACTTGATCGCTCCAGACTTTCAATACATTGGTTTTGATAACTTTGTTAAAGCGATAAAATCACCAAGTGTTCATGCCGCATTCTGGGTGACCTATAAATTTATGCTGGTATTCGTGCCGCTCGTCTCTGTCATGGCGTTAATAGTAGCTGTGTTAGTGCATAGCCTCCCACGGTACAAAAGTCTGTTTCTAGTCGGATTCTTCTTGCCCTATTTGTCTTCTGGAGTAGTTTCCTCCTTGATCGTACAGGGTTTTCTATCTTTTAACAGCCCTGTGAACATAAGCCTTCGAAAGATCGGAATTCATATTGACTGGTTAGGCACCTCATGGTCCGCATTATTCATTGTTGGACTGATTCTGGCTTGGAAATTCACGGGTTATTATGCCCTTATCCTAACCGCCTCTCTGGAGAGCATTGATCAAGAAGTATATGAAGCTGCAGCTATTGATGGAGTAACTGGCAATCAACGCTTCTGGAGTATCACCTTGCCTTTGCTGTATCCTGGTTTCTATACAACGCTCATACTGGCTTTTGGTGTGACCTTCGGGATCTTTACCGAGGTTTACCAGCTGACAGGAGGCGGACCAAATTTTGCGACAAATACATGGCAGATGGAGATTTTCAGCCAAGCCTTTAAGAACCTGCAGGCAGGTTACGCTTCGGCAGTAGCTTTGTTAGCGGCTATAGCCACCTTTATATCGATCTATATCATTAGAAAACTGCTTGAAATGTGGGGTGCTCGAAATGGTTGGGTCTAA
- a CDS encoding carbohydrate ABC transporter permease: MVGSKNNKRTRLVILYSLASILLLVMVYPYLYMVLNSFADWKQVDKKLIPTSYTLQSYSWLFTGGESGIARPWLGAFFNSVIVSLASTALMMLFAVMVAYALSKLKFRGRDTVNNFILFHMFFPSIILLIPSFLIIQKLGWYDTYWALIIPKGMSLWAIFMYTNFFKAVPTVFIEAAKLDGAKDFQILYRVMIPMSKSITSVIFLFLLMERWTELLWDMIMVQNDNMLTLNVLLSQMFGPYATYPGPLYAGSVLLSLPIIILFIIFGKNFQQGMQVSLK; the protein is encoded by the coding sequence ATGGTTGGGTCTAAAAACAATAAAAGGACTAGGCTAGTCATACTTTATTCTCTGGCATCTATTCTTCTGCTCGTCATGGTATACCCATACCTGTATATGGTGCTCAATTCCTTTGCGGATTGGAAGCAAGTGGACAAAAAACTGATCCCCACATCCTATACGTTACAATCGTATTCATGGTTGTTTACGGGTGGAGAATCAGGGATCGCCCGACCGTGGTTGGGAGCATTTTTTAACAGTGTAATCGTGTCGCTTGCATCCACAGCGCTAATGATGCTGTTTGCAGTGATGGTGGCCTACGCCCTTTCCAAACTTAAGTTCCGGGGACGCGATACTGTCAATAACTTCATTCTGTTTCACATGTTCTTTCCATCCATCATCCTGCTCATTCCCAGTTTCCTGATCATTCAAAAGCTGGGTTGGTATGATACCTACTGGGCACTGATCATTCCTAAAGGAATGAGTTTATGGGCGATTTTCATGTACACTAACTTTTTCAAGGCCGTTCCAACTGTGTTTATAGAAGCTGCAAAGCTAGATGGAGCTAAAGATTTTCAAATTCTATACCGAGTTATGATACCGATGTCTAAATCGATTACAAGCGTCATTTTCTTGTTCCTACTGATGGAACGTTGGACGGAATTGTTATGGGATATGATCATGGTTCAAAACGATAACATGCTGACACTCAATGTATTGTTGTCACAGATGTTTGGCCCTTATGCAACTTATCCGGGCCCTTTATATGCCGGTTCTGTACTCCTATCGCTGCCGATTATTATCCTGTTTATTATTTTCGGCAAGAACTTTCAACAAGGCATGCAGGTTAGTTTGAAGTAG
- a CDS encoding MTP-1 family protein, which produces MNLQLPTLKSCEQLLQEFMSKNHGVYEAAKLSFTGVGDKDVYNISAPFEDEGELVIAGRVESRDSEHSEVYFFVERNGEWVPREGAPVLTLQDPFYTRIGQELIVGGVETFPHPKKEHALMWRTCLYRGKDMAHLKPFFMGPDGMKDLRLIELHDGTIGVFTRPQWKGRRGGRGKIGFLQVSSLDELTNKAIVEAPLLDQQFFDSAWGGANEAHRLKGGRIGVLGHIACYDKQERRYYPMVFTLDPKTGEHTDIELIAVRANFIPGPSKRPDLQDVVFSGGLLRHEDGTATLYAGIGDAEAQRITIEDPFIRYDKLYL; this is translated from the coding sequence TTGAATTTACAATTACCAACTTTAAAATCATGCGAACAATTATTACAGGAGTTTATGTCAAAAAACCACGGTGTATATGAAGCCGCCAAGCTCTCTTTCACTGGTGTAGGCGATAAAGATGTTTACAATATATCTGCTCCTTTCGAAGATGAGGGCGAACTTGTTATTGCAGGCCGGGTCGAGTCAAGAGATAGTGAGCATTCTGAAGTCTATTTTTTTGTAGAAAGAAATGGTGAATGGGTGCCTCGTGAAGGTGCGCCTGTGCTGACTCTACAGGATCCATTCTACACAAGAATTGGTCAAGAGCTTATAGTGGGTGGTGTAGAAACTTTTCCACATCCCAAAAAAGAACATGCGCTTATGTGGAGAACTTGCTTGTACAGAGGAAAGGATATGGCCCATTTGAAGCCTTTCTTTATGGGCCCTGATGGGATGAAAGACCTTCGATTAATTGAACTTCATGACGGTACGATTGGAGTATTTACTCGGCCCCAATGGAAGGGGAGAAGGGGTGGACGCGGGAAGATCGGCTTCTTGCAAGTATCTTCTCTGGATGAGTTAACGAATAAAGCGATTGTTGAAGCTCCACTTTTGGATCAGCAGTTTTTTGATTCAGCATGGGGAGGTGCCAATGAGGCACACCGATTAAAAGGTGGACGGATTGGTGTGTTAGGACATATCGCTTGTTACGATAAACAGGAACGTCGATATTATCCTATGGTGTTCACCTTAGATCCAAAGACAGGCGAACATACAGACATTGAGTTGATCGCTGTTCGTGCCAATTTTATTCCTGGACCTTCCAAGCGTCCTGATTTACAGGATGTAGTATTCAGCGGAGGGCTACTTCGTCATGAAGATGGAACGGCTACGCTATATGCGGGAATAGGTGATGCAGAAGCGCAGCGAATCACGATTGAGGACCCTTTTATCCGTTATGACAAACTTTACCTCTGA
- a CDS encoding glycoside hydrolase family 130 protein — MNIQRYAENPLITPSDVKPHREDFEVIGAFNAGIATYKGEVLMLLRVAERPISEDPTIVKAPVYNPETNELELLKIRKDDHRYDFSDPRVIRNKTKSGTFQYLTSLSYIRIARSNDGHHFTVDEKPFIYPSNIQEIFGIEDPRVTQIGDTYYIYFSVVSPVGIGESMVSTTDFVTMKHHGMIFGPDNKDVLIFPEKINGKYYALHRPTMKSVGDPNIWIAESDNLLYWGNHKHLLGLREGMWDSGRIGGGAVPFKTEKGWLELYHGATLDHRYCMGAVLLDLNDPSKVIARSNKPVMEPEADYEKNGFFGDVVFSCGAINEGDIVKMYYGVADTSMACAELSLKEILDSLE; from the coding sequence ATGAATATACAAAGATACGCCGAGAATCCGTTAATTACTCCTTCTGATGTGAAACCGCACCGGGAAGACTTTGAAGTGATTGGAGCCTTTAATGCAGGGATCGCCACTTACAAGGGTGAAGTACTGATGCTGCTACGTGTAGCTGAACGTCCCATAAGTGAGGACCCCACTATAGTGAAGGCCCCAGTCTATAATCCCGAAACCAATGAACTGGAGCTTTTAAAGATTCGCAAGGATGATCATCGTTATGACTTCTCAGATCCTCGTGTAATTCGGAACAAGACAAAGAGTGGAACTTTTCAATATCTGACTTCGTTGTCCTATATCCGTATAGCTAGAAGTAACGATGGGCATCACTTCACTGTGGATGAGAAGCCGTTTATCTATCCTTCTAACATTCAGGAGATTTTCGGAATCGAAGATCCGCGAGTAACGCAGATTGGAGATACGTATTATATCTACTTCTCAGTTGTATCACCTGTCGGTATTGGGGAGTCCATGGTTTCAACAACCGATTTCGTTACTATGAAGCATCATGGGATGATTTTTGGACCGGATAATAAGGATGTGCTCATTTTCCCTGAGAAGATAAACGGTAAGTATTATGCCTTGCACCGTCCCACGATGAAGAGTGTCGGAGATCCGAACATTTGGATCGCTGAATCAGATAATCTCTTATACTGGGGAAATCATAAGCATCTCCTTGGACTTCGGGAGGGAATGTGGGATAGCGGTAGAATCGGTGGAGGAGCCGTCCCTTTTAAGACAGAGAAAGGTTGGTTGGAATTGTATCATGGAGCGACACTTGATCATCGCTATTGTATGGGGGCAGTGCTGCTTGATTTGAATGATCCTTCCAAAGTGATCGCCCGCTCGAATAAGCCTGTTATGGAACCGGAAGCTGACTATGAGAAGAATGGTTTCTTTGGAGATGTCGTCTTCTCCTGTGGAGCGATTAATGAAGGTGATATTGTCAAAATGTATTATGGCGTAGCTGATACATCTATGGCGTGTGCGGAGCTCAGTCTAAAGGAAATTCTGGATAGCTTGGAATGA
- the groES gene encoding co-chaperone GroES — MIKPLGERVLVEASAAEETTSFGIVLPDSSKEKPQEGTVIAIGSGALKDGVRVPLEVKEGDRVLFSKYAGTEVKYEGKEYLIMKESDIHAILG, encoded by the coding sequence ATGATCAAACCATTGGGTGAACGCGTATTGGTAGAAGCGAGTGCAGCTGAAGAAACAACTTCTTTCGGTATCGTGCTTCCGGACTCTTCCAAAGAGAAGCCGCAAGAAGGTACAGTAATCGCAATTGGCAGCGGGGCTTTGAAGGATGGAGTACGTGTACCGCTGGAAGTTAAAGAAGGCGACCGCGTTCTTTTCTCGAAATATGCCGGCACCGAAGTGAAATATGAAGGCAAAGAATACCTGATTATGAAAGAAAGCGACATTCACGCCATTCTTGGCTAA
- the groL gene encoding chaperonin GroEL (60 kDa chaperone family; promotes refolding of misfolded polypeptides especially under stressful conditions; forms two stacked rings of heptamers to form a barrel-shaped 14mer; ends can be capped by GroES; misfolded proteins enter the barrel where they are refolded when GroES binds): MAKEIKFSEDARRAMLRGVDALANAVKVTLGPKGRNVVLEKKFGSPLITNDGVTIAKEIELEDAFENMGAQLVKEVATKTNDVAGDGTTTATVLAQAMIREGLKNVTAGANPMVIRKGIDKAVKAAVIELQRISKPIKDSQAIAQVASISAADEEVGQLIAEAMEKVGKDGVITVEESRGFLTELEVVEGMQFDRGYISPYMITDTDKMEAVLENPYILITDKKISSTQEILPLLEKIVQQARPLVIIAEDIEGEAQAMLIVNKLRGTFNAVAVKAPGFGDRREAMLQDIAALTGGQVITEKLGLDLKSTTIEQLGNARQVRVTKENTTIIDGSGDKADITARVSQIRSQLEDTTSEFDKEKLQERLAKLAGGVAVVKVGAATETELKERKLRIEDALNATRAAVEEGIVSGGGTALVNVYAAVAAVEATGDERTGVNIVLRALEEPVRTIAANAGQEGSVIVDRLKKEEIGIGYNAATDEWVNMFEAGIVDPAKVTRYALQNAASVAAMFLTTEAVIADKPESDKGGAGMPDMGGMGGMGGMM, translated from the coding sequence ATGGCTAAAGAAATTAAATTCAGTGAAGATGCTCGCCGGGCAATGCTTCGCGGTGTAGATGCTCTGGCAAACGCAGTAAAGGTTACACTTGGACCTAAAGGCCGCAACGTGGTGCTTGAGAAGAAATTCGGCAGCCCGCTGATCACCAATGACGGTGTTACCATCGCCAAGGAAATCGAGCTGGAAGACGCTTTTGAGAACATGGGCGCACAGCTGGTTAAAGAAGTAGCTACCAAGACCAACGATGTAGCCGGTGACGGTACGACAACTGCAACGGTTCTGGCTCAGGCCATGATCCGCGAAGGTCTGAAGAACGTAACTGCAGGCGCTAACCCAATGGTTATCCGCAAAGGGATCGACAAAGCGGTTAAAGCTGCTGTAATCGAATTGCAAAGAATTTCCAAGCCTATCAAAGACTCGCAGGCTATTGCTCAAGTGGCTTCGATCTCCGCTGCGGACGAAGAAGTTGGCCAACTGATTGCTGAAGCTATGGAAAAAGTCGGTAAAGACGGCGTTATCACCGTTGAAGAATCCCGTGGGTTCCTGACTGAGCTTGAAGTAGTAGAAGGTATGCAGTTCGACCGTGGTTACATTTCCCCGTACATGATTACCGATACGGACAAAATGGAAGCCGTTCTGGAGAACCCGTACATCCTGATCACTGACAAAAAAATCAGCAGCACGCAGGAAATCCTGCCATTGCTTGAAAAAATCGTTCAGCAGGCACGTCCATTGGTCATCATCGCTGAAGATATCGAAGGCGAAGCTCAGGCTATGCTGATCGTAAACAAACTGCGCGGAACCTTCAACGCTGTTGCTGTTAAAGCTCCTGGCTTCGGCGACCGCCGCGAAGCTATGCTGCAGGACATCGCTGCCCTGACTGGTGGTCAAGTGATCACTGAGAAGCTGGGTCTTGACCTGAAAAGCACTACCATCGAACAGCTGGGTAACGCTCGTCAAGTGCGCGTAACCAAAGAAAATACTACAATCATTGACGGTAGCGGCGACAAAGCAGACATCACTGCACGCGTCAGCCAGATCCGTTCCCAATTGGAAGATACCACTTCCGAGTTCGACAAAGAGAAACTGCAGGAGCGTCTGGCTAAATTGGCTGGCGGCGTAGCCGTTGTCAAAGTAGGCGCTGCAACTGAAACTGAACTGAAAGAACGCAAGCTGCGCATCGAAGACGCCCTGAACGCAACCCGTGCTGCGGTTGAAGAAGGTATCGTATCCGGTGGCGGTACAGCGCTTGTGAACGTATATGCTGCTGTGGCTGCTGTAGAAGCAACGGGCGACGAAAGAACCGGCGTGAACATCGTGCTGCGCGCTCTGGAAGAGCCAGTTCGCACTATCGCTGCCAACGCTGGACAGGAAGGTTCCGTTATCGTGGACCGTCTGAAGAAAGAAGAGATCGGCATCGGCTACAACGCTGCTACCGATGAGTGGGTGAACATGTTCGAAGCCGGTATCGTTGACCCTGCGAAGGTAACACGTTACGCGCTGCAGAACGCAGCTTCCGTGGCTGCAATGTTCCTGACTACCGAAGCGGTTATCGCTGACAAACCAGAGTCTGATAAAGGCGGCGCAGGCATGCCTGATATGGGCGGCATGGGCGGTATGGGCGGCATGATGTAA
- a CDS encoding response regulator transcription factor, producing the protein MLKVLIVDDEPWVLEGLRTMIDWGEYGFEVCAEALNGSDALRLIQEHQPDLVLTDINMPVINGLELIAQIHELMVKPPRFVILSGYDDFEYARVALRQRVNEYLLKPIDDEEIESLLDRLSTVINDENASSQQHHKKRAFIVKNIINRLIQGEYNESLELLSRNLMKLNNDSELLCILMKSTSPVTDFNQQINEYFPEGSACLFQDGAGRTGIIVQADSISSENVDAAVYQIRRDLEKHMQEPAIVAVSDRLIGLRTIQELYSQSLEVWKLKYQKEKSGVFYYKELRNIKNGNELEEQGFEQLLAKVQVNDELQIQASVKAIFASYSERQFSIEAVQALVAHLELTICRLIAEMKGDPNRIMKKLQAEFGNLGELSDYFLLRNYVHRLCQQTAGYLSELKRQNEGDTIYNVIRYVDHEFRNKLQLQELARQFHMNSTYLGQLFRKKTGQSFNEYVNGKRIEEAKTLLKRTQLKIFDIAVQVGFSNADYFIDKFKMSVGVVPSAYKNENKNKQL; encoded by the coding sequence ATGCTGAAAGTCCTGATCGTTGATGATGAGCCATGGGTTCTTGAAGGACTTAGAACGATGATTGACTGGGGGGAATACGGTTTTGAGGTCTGTGCGGAGGCTCTCAACGGATCTGACGCGCTGAGGCTTATCCAAGAACACCAGCCGGATTTGGTACTGACCGATATAAATATGCCTGTTATCAATGGTCTGGAACTCATTGCGCAGATACATGAATTAATGGTGAAACCGCCAAGGTTTGTGATTCTAAGCGGTTATGATGATTTTGAATATGCCCGTGTTGCATTACGGCAACGAGTGAATGAATATTTGCTAAAACCAATTGATGATGAGGAAATAGAATCCTTGCTGGATAGGCTTAGTACTGTTATCAACGATGAAAACGCTTCCAGTCAACAACATCATAAAAAGCGAGCTTTTATCGTTAAAAACATTATAAACCGTCTGATTCAAGGGGAGTACAACGAGAGTCTGGAGCTTCTGAGTCGGAACTTAATGAAGCTGAACAATGATTCGGAACTACTGTGCATTCTTATGAAATCAACTTCGCCCGTGACGGATTTTAATCAACAGATTAATGAGTATTTCCCTGAAGGATCAGCCTGCTTATTTCAGGATGGAGCCGGAAGAACCGGGATCATCGTTCAGGCGGATTCTATATCCTCAGAAAATGTGGACGCGGCCGTCTATCAGATTCGCAGGGATTTGGAGAAACATATGCAAGAACCGGCAATAGTGGCGGTTAGTGACAGGTTGATTGGCTTGCGGACTATTCAAGAGCTGTATTCACAGTCGCTTGAAGTATGGAAACTTAAGTATCAGAAGGAGAAGAGCGGAGTTTTTTATTATAAGGAATTAAGGAACATTAAGAACGGGAATGAACTTGAGGAACAAGGCTTTGAACAACTGCTTGCTAAGGTCCAAGTGAATGATGAATTACAAATACAGGCTTCTGTTAAGGCTATATTTGCCTCCTACTCGGAACGACAATTCTCAATTGAAGCCGTGCAAGCCCTTGTGGCTCATCTGGAATTAACGATATGCAGGCTTATAGCAGAAATGAAGGGTGACCCCAATAGGATAATGAAAAAACTGCAGGCAGAGTTCGGGAATCTGGGTGAACTTAGTGATTACTTTTTATTAAGAAACTATGTTCATAGACTATGTCAACAGACGGCTGGTTATCTATCGGAGTTAAAGCGGCAAAATGAAGGGGATACGATTTATAACGTTATTCGGTATGTAGACCATGAATTCCGTAATAAATTGCAGCTCCAAGAATTGGCAAGACAATTTCATATGAATTCTACCTATTTGGGGCAACTGTTCAGGAAAAAGACGGGTCAGAGCTTTAATGAATATGTGAATGGTAAACGGATAGAAGAAGCCAAAACGCTTCTTAAGCGGACTCAATTGAAGATATTCGATATAGCTGTTCAAGTGGGGTTCTCGAACGCGGACTATTTCATCGATAAGTTTAAGATGAGCGTGGGAGTAGTTCCCTCTGCATATAAAAATGAAAACAAAAATAAGCAGCTCTAA
- a CDS encoding sensor histidine kinase, giving the protein MKRKNLRFGSIVNNIPLNYKFSLIYIVGVLLPIIIINLVFLDRISDLIKSREQQNLEISLERARKDIHDFIEGGLAVSYALSNDKNLYEMLDRTYENGSDFYATFDEQLRDRMNSYMPVNNQIQRISVFTRNNSIVSGGNYQIINRSISESEWYKQSIASNNHVNVTAYRVNETVNSPSTTPYLSVIEQMDKYNSLDKYEKIVKIDLDLSKIYDFIIREKDYLSLYLINEQNQIVMSAQSGYQRVTEEPYPLFRMPDDKHEEDIHVVSVGNANYIKGWRLIGITEGERISQAMLDIRMYAGLLAAAVTVLTFIFLYVMLRSYNYRVKRLSRHMQKVTNEKFELIQMDEGQDEIGGLIRNFNRMTARINSLINDVYKLEIQKKNLEMERVRAELNFLQSQMNPHFLFNTLNAILVVCTKNNYTDVTDIIKSLSKLLRRLLSWKDDLVSLQEELLFIEMYLKIEKFRFRDKFDYCFEIDEQALQYKIPKLSMQPLVENSCKHGLQAIEGIGIIKVKAVVVDSRLQITVSDNGKGIEADKLKGLLFTIQSETSSGTNIGIRNVYRRLELYYEDQVRFEISSIPNQETVVIFEIPLRLLERIQ; this is encoded by the coding sequence ATGAAGAGAAAAAATCTCAGGTTTGGAAGTATAGTTAATAACATTCCGCTGAACTATAAGTTTTCACTTATCTACATCGTAGGTGTTCTTCTGCCCATAATCATCATTAACCTTGTATTTTTGGACCGAATTTCCGATCTTATCAAATCAAGAGAGCAACAGAATCTGGAAATATCATTGGAAAGAGCAAGAAAAGATATTCATGATTTTATAGAAGGAGGCTTAGCGGTCAGTTACGCTCTTTCCAATGATAAGAATTTGTATGAAATGCTTGATCGGACCTATGAGAACGGGTCAGATTTCTATGCTACCTTTGACGAACAGCTTAGGGATCGGATGAACAGCTATATGCCTGTGAATAATCAAATCCAGCGGATTAGCGTGTTTACGAGGAACAACTCTATTGTTTCCGGGGGCAACTATCAGATCATTAATCGGAGTATTTCAGAGAGTGAATGGTACAAGCAGTCAATTGCCTCGAACAATCATGTTAATGTTACCGCTTATCGTGTTAATGAAACCGTTAACAGCCCCTCTACGACACCATATCTTAGTGTGATTGAGCAGATGGATAAGTACAACTCTTTGGATAAATATGAAAAAATTGTGAAAATTGACTTGGACCTCAGTAAAATTTATGACTTCATTATCCGGGAAAAGGACTACCTCAGTTTATATCTGATTAATGAGCAGAACCAGATTGTTATGTCCGCACAAAGTGGTTATCAGAGAGTGACGGAGGAACCTTATCCTCTGTTCAGGATGCCGGATGATAAGCATGAGGAAGACATTCATGTCGTATCAGTAGGTAACGCTAATTATATTAAGGGCTGGCGTCTTATTGGCATCACAGAGGGAGAACGAATTTCCCAAGCCATGCTGGATATAAGAATGTATGCAGGTCTTTTGGCGGCTGCTGTAACAGTGTTAACTTTTATTTTTTTATATGTTATGCTGCGGTCCTATAATTATCGCGTAAAGCGGCTGTCCAGACATATGCAGAAGGTTACGAATGAGAAGTTTGAGTTAATCCAAATGGACGAGGGTCAGGATGAAATCGGCGGATTGATCCGGAATTTCAACAGAATGACCGCCAGAATTAATTCGCTCATTAACGATGTGTATAAACTGGAAATTCAGAAAAAAAATCTCGAGATGGAAAGAGTTAGAGCCGAGCTGAATTTCCTGCAAAGTCAGATGAATCCACATTTTTTATTTAATACTCTAAATGCGATCCTTGTGGTCTGTACCAAAAATAATTACACCGATGTTACCGATATTATCAAAAGCTTATCGAAGCTGCTGCGAAGATTATTGAGCTGGAAGGATGATCTGGTTTCCCTGCAGGAAGAGTTATTATTTATAGAAATGTATCTCAAAATTGAAAAATTCCGCTTCAGGGATAAGTTTGATTATTGTTTTGAAATAGACGAGCAGGCACTTCAATACAAAATTCCGAAGCTCAGCATGCAGCCGCTTGTAGAGAATTCCTGCAAACATGGCCTGCAGGCCATAGAGGGCATTGGAATAATTAAAGTAAAAGCTGTGGTTGTGGATAGCCGCTTGCAAATTACCGTCTCGGATAACGGCAAAGGGATCGAAGCGGATAAACTGAAGGGATTATTATTTACGATCCAAAGTGAGACTTCATCGGGAACCAATATCGGAATTCGTAATGTATACCGGAGACTGGAATTATATTATGAGGATCAAGTACGTTTTGAGATCAGCAGTATCCCTAACCAAGAGACGGTGGTTATATTTGAGATTCCGTTAAGGTTGCTTGAACGGATTCAATAG
- a CDS encoding response regulator transcription factor, translated as MKYRVLLIDDEPSALEGMLLWINWEELGFEVCGTSSNGREGLELIRKLQPDLVITDVNMPLMNGLEMIAAWQQEGSRETKFAIVSGYSEFEYAQTAIRYGISYYLLKPIFPEEAAEELMEIYQELEQETRNRNLNQIASSEEIVTLIKGLLHDKPADQADLEVLSRLSAGKSYWNFCLMQTEPAIYAELRERTASMLIDGAPMFLIDLEANVFGIVYGTHSDEEDEISYVITSQQRDYSKQQVHIALGGRVTSLLRIMSCYQTAKETILHYFYGSEYSGFLSYKNLQNKPFSYHYDQMELMDAMIRSINTLDKSGFSQAVDSAAGSFREMYIAPETVKKIVIHIMYKIIAFTPEGSRGQGSSVVSEIRIPEILDSMISFEGLMNHLLFCGEAIIDIQLNEQNQKSRGIVQEINQYIQEHYRESLTIKQLSEIFFLHPVYLGQLLSKKNGLHFNELLHNLRIEEAARLLRENKLRSAQVAEKVGYSNYSQFLKQFEKKMSMSPNEYRQAKF; from the coding sequence ATGAAATATAGAGTGCTACTTATTGATGATGAGCCGAGTGCACTTGAAGGCATGTTATTGTGGATCAATTGGGAGGAGCTTGGCTTCGAGGTATGTGGAACCTCCAGCAATGGCAGGGAGGGGCTGGAGCTGATTAGAAAGCTTCAACCTGATCTGGTGATTACGGATGTGAATATGCCGCTGATGAACGGGCTGGAGATGATTGCAGCGTGGCAGCAAGAGGGCTCCAGGGAGACTAAGTTCGCCATAGTAAGTGGTTATAGCGAGTTTGAATATGCTCAGACCGCCATAAGGTATGGAATCAGCTATTATCTGCTGAAGCCGATTTTTCCGGAGGAAGCAGCGGAGGAATTAATGGAAATTTATCAGGAGCTGGAACAAGAAACACGGAATCGGAATTTAAACCAAATCGCCTCTTCGGAAGAGATAGTAACCCTTATTAAAGGGCTTTTACATGATAAACCCGCAGACCAGGCTGACCTTGAGGTTCTGTCCAGATTGTCGGCAGGGAAAAGCTATTGGAATTTCTGTCTGATGCAGACTGAGCCGGCTATATATGCGGAATTAAGAGAGAGAACAGCTTCTATGCTAATTGACGGTGCCCCGATGTTTCTGATTGACCTGGAAGCTAATGTGTTTGGGATCGTATACGGTACCCATTCGGATGAAGAGGATGAAATTTCGTATGTCATTACCTCTCAGCAGCGGGATTATTCGAAACAGCAAGTACATATTGCACTGGGGGGCCGCGTAACTTCCTTATTGAGAATAATGAGTTGTTATCAGACAGCAAAAGAAACGATCTTGCATTATTTTTATGGTTCTGAATATTCCGGATTTCTATCTTACAAGAATCTGCAGAATAAACCCTTCAGTTACCACTATGACCAAATGGAGCTCATGGATGCCATGATAAGATCGATTAACACGTTGGACAAATCCGGGTTTAGTCAAGCGGTGGATTCCGCAGCGGGAAGCTTTCGTGAGATGTATATTGCTCCGGAGACTGTGAAAAAGATCGTTATCCATATCATGTACAAAATCATAGCGTTTACTCCTGAAGGAAGCAGAGGACAAGGGTCTTCAGTTGTGTCAGAAATCAGAATTCCTGAAATACTGGATTCGATGATTTCGTTTGAGGGGTTAATGAATCATTTGCTCTTTTGCGGCGAGGCGATTATTGATATTCAGCTAAATGAACAAAATCAAAAGTCACGGGGAATCGTGCAGGAAATTAATCAATATATTCAGGAGCATTATCGCGAAAGCCTGACTATAAAACAGCTCTCGGAGATTTTTTTTCTGCATCCGGTGTATCTGGGACAATTATTAAGCAAAAAGAACGGTCTCCATTTCAATGAGTTACTGCATAATCTTCGAATTGAAGAAGCAGCACGTCTGCTTCGCGAAAATAAGTTGAGGAGCGCTCAAGTGGCAGAAAAGGTAGGATATTCTAATTATTCTCAGTTTCTAAAGCAATTCGAAAAGAAAATGTCGATGAGCCCGAATGAGTATAGGCAGGCTAAGTTCTAA